In one Nocardia tengchongensis genomic region, the following are encoded:
- a CDS encoding DUF6875 domain-containing protein, with protein MSERVIGPRSGLQWVPLRDAGSTCPAARTTVAAFRSWADSHLTQPKDEMGRDGPVCPYVLPSIRRDLLWLAQVPAADPQPEWMRAIIRDALELYPGLPTGNGSSSSVLRALITIFPNMTDYSLIDEIHDEFKTIFVSHGFMLGQFYPGCDQPGLWNKEFKPLDAPLPMLVVRPMMTTDFPFLVEKPEWADAYVRKFAPTLPAHVRSVMVGRLTSRAASRLPAYQVRPAGESCSTGS; from the coding sequence ATGAGCGAGCGTGTTATCGGCCCCCGCTCGGGGCTGCAGTGGGTCCCCCTGCGGGATGCCGGATCGACCTGTCCCGCCGCCCGAACCACGGTGGCGGCCTTCCGGTCCTGGGCGGATTCCCATCTGACCCAACCCAAGGACGAAATGGGTCGTGACGGGCCGGTCTGTCCGTACGTGCTGCCGTCGATCCGGCGGGATCTGCTGTGGCTGGCGCAGGTGCCGGCCGCCGACCCGCAGCCCGAGTGGATGCGCGCGATCATCCGCGACGCGCTGGAGCTGTATCCCGGACTGCCCACCGGGAACGGTAGTTCCAGTTCGGTGTTGCGCGCATTGATCACGATATTCCCGAATATGACTGACTATTCGCTGATCGATGAAATTCACGACGAATTCAAGACCATTTTCGTGAGCCACGGCTTCATGCTCGGACAGTTCTATCCGGGGTGCGATCAACCGGGTCTGTGGAACAAGGAGTTCAAGCCGCTGGATGCGCCGCTGCCGATGCTGGTGGTGCGCCCCATGATGACAACCGATTTCCCGTTCCTGGTCGAGAAGCCGGAGTGGGCGGATGCCTATGTGCGCAAGTTTGCGCCGACGCTGCCCGCGCACGTGCGTTCGGTCATGGTGGGGCGCTTGACCTCTCGGGCCGCGTCCCGGCTACCCGCCTACCAGGTGCGACCGGCCGGCGAATCCTGCTCGACCGGCAGTTAG